ATGGAAAGTACAAGAACAGGATGCTCCTGGCGGAGGCCAACCAGTGGCCGGAGGACGCCGCCCGGTACTTCGGGGACGGAGACGGCTGCCAGATGGCCTTCCATTTCCCCCTCATGCCCCGAATGTTCATGTCCATCGAGATGGAGGACCGCTTCCCCACGGTGGACGTCCTGGAGCAGACCCCTCCGGTGCCGGAGACCTGCCAGTGGGCCATGTTCCTCAGAAACCACGACGAGCTCACGCTGGAAATGGTGACCGACGAGGAGCGGGACTACATGTACCGGGTCTATGCGCGGGACCCCAGGGCCCGGCTCAACCTGGGCATCAGAAGACGGCTGGCTCCCCTCATCAACAACATGAGGAGCAAGGCCGAGCTGATGAACGTCATGCTCTTCTCCATGCCGGGCACGCCCATCATCTACTACGGCGACGAGATAGGCATGGGGGACAACTACTACCTGGGCGACCGCAACGGCGTCCGCACCCCCATGCAGTGGAGCCCGGACCGCAACGCCGGCTTCTCGACGGCCAACCCGCAGAGGCTCTACCTCCCCGTCATCATCGACCCGGAGTACCACTACGAGGCCGTCAACGTCGAGACCATGCAGGCCAACACCGGCTCCCTCCTGTGGTGGATGAAGCGAATGCTGGCCATGCGAAAGCGCTTCAAGGCCTTCGGACGCGGTGCGATGGAGTTCGTCCCGCCTGAGAACCCCAAAGTCATGGCCTTCGTCAGAAAGTGGGAGGACGAACTGGTCCTGGTCGCCCTGAACCTCTCGCGGCACTCCCAGGCGGCGGAGCTGGACCTGGCGAAATACGCGGGCTCCATCCCCGAGGACGTGTTCAGCCAGAACGAGTTTCCAGCCGTCCGGGAGACTCCCTACGCACTCACCCTGGGGCCTTACGGATACTATGTCTTCCTCCTCAAGCAGGCCGAGGAGCCGATGGCCGCCGAGAGCCTGACGGTGCGGGAGATCAAGGTGAGCGGGAGGTGGCAGAGGGTCCTGGAGGGGCGCGCACGGGAAAGGCTGGAGCGGGACGTCCTTCCCCTGTATCTCCGCGAGCAGCGGTGGTTCCGCTCCAAGGCACAAAAGATAGCGAAGGTCGGCATCGGCGAGAACATCGCCATGCCCGATGCCGACGCCTCGCTCCTCCTGCTCGACGTCCAGTACACCGACGGCACTCCCGAGACGTACGTGCTTCCGGTGGCTTTCTGCCACCTCCCCCCCGAGGCCGCAGAGCCCGAAGGCGTCCTTCCGGCCGAGAGGGGGGCCTCTCTGATGGAGGAAACGCCGCAGGCCGTCATCGCCCGCCTGAGGGTGGAGGGGAAGCCGGGCGTCCTCTATGATGGCATGTACAAAGGGGCCTTCCGCGACGGCCTCTTCCGGACGATGATGCGGAGGCACCGGGTGCGGGGGAGGCAGGGGGAGCTTCGGGCCTACCACGGAGGGGTATTCCGGAAGCTCATGCAGGGGCACAGGGACGTCCTCTCCTCCCAGGTGCTCGGGGTGGATCAGACCAACACGTCGGCTCTTTACGCCGAGACGTTCTTCTTCAAGCTCTTCCGCCGCCTGGAGACGGGGATGAACCCCGACCCGGAAATCGTAAGGTTCCTCACCGAGAAGACCCGATTCCGGAACATCCCGCTTTTTGCCGGGGCCGTGGAGTATCACAGGAAGGACATGGAGCCCGCCGTGCTGGGGCTCCTTCAAGCGCAGGTGCCCAACGAAGGGGACGAATGGTCCCACATGCTTCATGCGGTGGCGCGGTACTTCGAACAGGTCATTGCCGTCAAGCCCGACCCCGCCCTGGCGCAGGCACCCCCGTCTCTCCTGGACGGGGACTTCTCCACCGTCCCGCCCGTCCTTCAGGAGCTCATCGGCGGCCTCCACCCGGAGAAGGTGGACATCCTGGGCCGAAGGACGGCCGAACTGCACCTGGCGCTGGCCTCGGCCAGGGACGACCCGGCCTTCGTGCCCGAGCCCTTCAGCATGCTCTGGCAGAGGTCCCTGTACCAGACGATGCGGAGCCAGGCCCGCAGGGTCTTCGCCTCTTTTTCGCGGAACATCAAGCGCCTGCCCGAGCGCGTCCGGCCCCGGGCCGAGGAGGTGCTCGCCCGGGAGCAGGAGATAACGGGCCGTTTCGGACGGCTGCTTGCCAAGAAGTTCGATGCCGTCAAGACGCGCATCCACGGCGACTACCACCTGGGGCAAGTGCTGGACATCGGGAAGGATTTCGTGATCATCGACTTCGAGGGGGAGCCCGCCCGCGCCCTGAGCGAAAGGCGTCTGAAGCGCTCCCCCTTGGTGGACGTGGCCGGCATGGTCCGCTCCTTCCATTACGCGGCCTTCTTCGCACTCTTCCAGCACGAGACGCTGAGGCCGGAGGACATACCGGAGCTTGAGCCCTGGGTGGAGCGCTGGTACCATACGATAAGCGGCATATTCCTGAGCGCCTACCTGGAGGCCGCCGGGGACGCGCCCTTCGTGCCCCGTGACAGGGGAGACCTGGAAACGCTCCTGCAGGCCTTCCTCCTGGACAAGGCCGTCTACGAGCTGGGCTACGAACTGAACAACCGGCCCGATTGGCTCGTTATCCCCATAAAGGGGATCAACGACATACTGAGCCGGGAATCGGGTGTGTGAGGAGATGCCTGATGAAAGTCGGAAACGTCACCTACGAAACAAGCCGCCTCACGGATTACGACATCTATCTTTTCAGGGAGGGAAGCCATTTCCGCCTGCACGAGAAGCTGGGCTCGCACCCCATGGAGGTAGAGGGCGTCCCGGGCACGTACTTCGCCGTCTGGGCCCCCAACGCCCAGGCGGTCTCGGTGATGGGGGACCTCAACGGCTGGAACCCCGACAGCCATTTCCTCAGAAGCCGGGCCGACGGCTCGGGCATATGGGAAGGCTTCATACCCGGGGCGGGCAAGGGGACGGCCTACAAGTACCACATCCGCTCCCCCCGCCGGGGTTACCGGGTGGACAAGGGCGACCCCTACGCCCTGTACTGGCAGAGGCCTCCGGAGACGGCCAGCATCGTCTGGGACCTGGAGTACGCGTGGGGGGACGGCGAGTGGATGCGCACCCGGGCCGGGCGCAACGCCCTGGAGGCCCCCATGTCCGTCTACGAGGTGCACCTGGGCTCCTGGCGGCGGGTCCCCGAGGAGGGCAACCGCCGCCTCACCTACAGGGAAACGGCCCGTGAGCTGGTGGCCTACGTCAAGGAGATGGGTTTCACCCACGTGGAGTTCCTCCCGGTCATGGAGCACCCTTTCTACGGCTCCTGGGGATACCAAACCGTGGGGTTTTTCGCCCCCACGAGCCGCTACGGCACCCCCCAGGACTTCATGTACCTCATCGACCTGCTCCACCAAAACGGCATCGGCGTCATCCTGGACTGGGTTCCCTCACACTTTCCCGACGACGTGCACGGGCTTTCCTACTTCGACGGGACCTATCTCTACGAGCACGCCGACCCGAAGAAGGGCTACCACCCGGAGTGGAAGAGCTACATCTTCAACTACGGCCGCTACGAGGTGCGCAACTTCCTGCTGAGCAGCGCCCGCTTCTGGCTGGACATGTACCACGCCGACGGCCTCCGGGTGGACGCCGTGGCCAGCATGCTCTATCTCGACTACGGGCGCAAGAGAGGGGAATGGGTCCCCAACGAGCACGGCGGCAGGGAGAACACCGACGCCATCAGCTTTCTGAGGCGGATGAACGAGGCCGTCTTCGAGGCCCATCCCGACGTGCAGAGCATCGCCGAGGAATCCACCGCCTGGCCCATGGTCTCCCGCCCCGTGTACCTGGGAGGCCTGGGCTTCGGGATGAAGTGGAACATGGGCTGGATGCACGATACGCTCTCGTACTTCTCCCGGGACCCCGTCCACAGGAAGCACCACCACAACCAGCTCACCTTCAGCATCTGGTACGCCTTCCAGGAGAACTTCCTCCTCCCCCTCTCCCACGACGAGGTGGTCTACGGCAAGGGCTCCCTCATCGGGAAGATGCCGGGGGACTGGTGGCAGAAGTTCGCCAACCTGCGCCTCCTGTTCGGGTACATGTTCACGCACCCGGGCAAGAAGCTCCTGTTCATGGGCGGGGAGTTCGGGCAGTGGCAGGAGTGGTACCACGAGGAAAGCCTCCACTGGAACCTCCTGGAGCTGCCCACCCACCGGGGGCTCAAGCGCTGGGTGCGGGACCTGAACACCTTTCTCCGGGGCGAGCCCGCCCTCTTCGAGCAGGACTTCGTCCGGGAGGGGTTCGAATGGATAGACATATCGGACTGGGAGCAGAGTGTCGTGAGCTTCCTCAGAAAAGGTAAAATAAAGAAAGACATGGTCTTGGTGGTCTGTAACTTCACGCCTGTGGTGCGGCATAACTACCGCATTGGCGCGCCGCGCTGGGGCTTCTGGAAGGAAGTGCTGAACAGCGACGCGCCTCTTTACGGCGGAAGCGGCGTGGGCAACTGGGGCGGCGTGCAGGCCGCGCCCATCCCCTGCCATGGACGGGACAACTCCCTTCTGCTGACCCTGCCGCCCCTGGCAACGGTGGTCTTCAAGCTTGCGGAATAAGCGTCCAAAAAAGTCCCAGACCCTCGAGGCCCGCACATGGTACGGCCCCAGGGCGACCGTTGTCATCGGTCCGGGCTTCAGGCACAGCTCGGGGTGGGGCACGCTTCGCATCCCGCACCCGCCCGTGGTCAACTGGCTTCTGCGCCGGGGTCTCAGGGAGAAAAACCGCCTGGACCTCGCGGGGGCCCACGAGATGGCCCACATGGAGACGGCCCCCTTCTTCCTCCTGTACGCCGCCATCTCCATGGCCGCGGCCTCCAGGGCCGGAGGGGGCGCGCTTTCGGTGGCCGCCGCCCTGGTGGGAGCGCAGGCGGTCTGGGAGATGCTCTCCGAGGCCCTCATCATCGCCCTGGACCGCGTGGGCTATCGTCTCAGGTACGCGGGCGCCCGCCGTCTGCCCCGGCTCCTGTTCTGGTGCTCCATGGGCCTGCTGGCGGTCCTGCCCTGGGTGGCGGGAGCAGGCTGAGAGGGTCTTTTAGGCCCGCTCCCTCGCGCCCAGAAGCTCCATGGCCGTATCCAGCAGATGGTACGCCTGCTCTATCTCGTCGAAGCTCCGGTGGACCCACCGGCTTGCCCAGAAGAAGTTGTCGCTGGTCTCGGCGGTGAGGATGTGGTCATAGGCCCGGACGATGAGATGGCGGACGTCCTCGGGGTCGCGGGCCTCGCCCTGCCGCTGGTCGAAGGCCTTTTTGACCTCCCGGTAATAGGCGCTAACTTTCCTGAGCTCGTCGAAACCCCGCTTCTGAAGCAGCGAGCCTGTCCACTGGGTGAAGTCCCCTCCCCAGTGGTGCCCGGTGTTCCAGGCCCCCCGGTGGACCTCCACCTCCTCGGTGGGGGGAAAACGGTCGAGGAACTCGCTGATATGTATCGGGGTGAAGCCCAGGGTGCCTTCCCTGTAACGCTCCAGGATGGGATGATAGAAGACCCCCCAGAAGCCCGCCTCCACCTCCGGGATGCGGAACCATCCGCCGTTCTCCCCATCGGTCCACGTGGTCACCAGGGCGGGGAAGTCGCACCCCTTGGTGCGCTCGTACATCTCGTGCTGAAACCATCCGGGGTCCAGCCCCGACTCCTGGGCGTCGCTCAGCTCTCGGTCCCGGGGGACGACGACGATTTCCTCCCCGCCGTAGCGGGCGACGTAGGGCCTGTAGCGCATCTCCTCCCAGCGCATCTCGCGCCTGGGCTTGATGTACCAGCAGTCCACGAGCACGTAGCGGTACCCGTGCCGGCGGAGCACCGGTATCATCTCCATGGTAAAGCCCATCTCCGGCGGCCAGAACCCCGGGAAATGGCCCCTGCCCAGCAGGTGCCGCCCCAGGCCCAGCCACCACTCTGTCTGCGCGTCCCAGTCGGCCTCGGGGATAAGGGGGTAGACCGGATGGTAGAGGCCCGTTCCGGCGAACTCGATGTTGGAGCGCTTGTAGCGCTCCAGGAAATCGGCGATGTCCGCGGTGTGGGTGAAAGTCTCCCGCACCCCGGGGTCCTCCAGTTGCTTCAAGAGCGTGCCGGAGAAGCTCATGTGAAGCCGGGCCACGTCCTCCCAGCCCTCCAGCATCCGCGTCACGCGGTCGTAGCACCAGAGGACCTGCTTGGCCTCCCAGGGCTCTCCGGAGTTGTGCAGGGCGATGAGGTTGCCCAGGGGCTGGTGCATGTTGAGCCCGAGGGCATGGTAGACGTCCGCCATCGGCCGACCTCCTTACATTGTAATTACATTGTAGTGAGACCAGAACCTGTCTCAAAATTGATTTCGAAGCGAAAGAGAGAAAAAATGGCGGCAGACAAGGAGAAAAGGGGAAATCGCCCGGAGGCGCAGCAGCGCTGCGTTGAGGACGATTTTCCCTTTACGACGCCGTATGCCGCCATTTAGGCCTCTTGCAGCCGGAAGCAATTTTGAGACAGTTCTAAGCTTAGTACAGGAGCCCGAGGGGTGCAAGGGGAAAGGGCCAAGCATTGCCATCTATTCTCCCGGCTCGTACTCCCCCCGCTCGATGCGCCAGCCGCGGGGAGTGTTCTTCTTGAGATACAAGACGGCATGGGCGGGCTCCTTGAGCCCCCCGAAGAAATAGCCCCGTTCCCCGTCCCGGGTGGCCAGGACGAGGAGGTCCAGGCGGGCCACGGCCTCCTCTCCGTCGACCTCGACGGAGAGGATTTTCATCTGGACATCGATGTCCTCGAAGTGCCGGAACTCCCTCTGCAGGGTCCGCTTCAGGAGCAGATAGCTCAGGCCGTGGTTGTCGGTGTATTGAAAGGCCACGGGGGAGAGGACGCCCGGGAGGTCTTCTTCCTCCACCGCGTGGACGGTCTCGGTGAGGAGCTTCCTTATGCGCGCCTCGTCGCTGGGCCAGAAGAGCCAGAAGGCCACCACGGCCAGGGTGGCCCCCATCAGGAGAATCGCGGCCTTCGAGCGCGCCGGTCCCGCCATGGCGGCATTATAGCACGCCGTGCCGGTTTGACTGCCATGGGCTGCCCGACATACTATAAGCGATGCAACCGGACGAGACGCTCGCCATGATAGCGGACCACATGGAGCGGGGATTCCTGGAGAACATCATCGACATGATGAAGCACGACCGCGGCCTCCTGGGCCTTCTGCCCGCCCTCATCGCCGACGAGCGGGGCCGGGTGCGCCTGGGGACGGTGGCCGTGGTGGAAGCCCTCGTGGAGAGCTGCGCGGAGGAGATTCTGGCCCAGGCGCCCGCCGTCTTGCGGGCCCTGGGGGACGAAAACCCCACGGTGCGGGCCGACGCGGCCTATCTCCTCTGCACGATGGGGGCCCGCGACGCCCTGCCCTACCTGGAGGAAGCCAGAGACCGCGAGACCGTGCAGCCCGTCAGGGAGGCCCTGGAAGAGACCATCCAGGAGATGAAAGGGGGCCCAGGCCCCGGCCCAGACCCTCTTTAGGGGCCCTGGGGCCTTTTATAGGGACTCCCCTTTATGGCCCTTCGGAGGCGGGCCCCAGGAGGCAGACGGCGCAGGCCGCGATGCCCTCTCCCCGGCCCACGAACCCCATCCCCTCGTTCGTCTTGGCCTTGATGTTGACGGCCGGAAGGCCGGCCCGCTCCAGGGAGGCGCGCATGGCCTGCATGTGCGGGGCAAGCCTCGTCTCCTCGCAGATGAGGGTGGTATCCACCCAGAGGACCTCCAGGCCCTTGTCCTTCACCTCCGACAGGGCGCGTGCGAGGAGCTCGAGGCTGGATATGTCCTTGAAGGCGGGGTCGGTATCGGGGAAGTGTGTGCCGATGTCCCCCTCCCCCAGGGCCCCGTACAGGGCGTCGATGACGGCATGGGTGAGCACGTCGGCGTCGGAGTGCCCGGCCAGGCCCCTCCCGGCCGGTATCTCCACGCCGCCCAGGACCAGCCGCCTGCCCTCCTGAAGGCGGTGCGAGTCGTAACCGAAGCCCACCCTCATGGCCCTTCCCGCCTCTTTCTGAGGAGCGCTTCGGCCACCACGAGGTCCTCCGGGGTGGTCACCTTGATGTTTTCGTAGGAGCCCGGAACCAGCGCCACCCGGCCCCCCTCGCGCTCCACCAGGGAGGCGTCGTCCGTGGCCCTCACCCCGGCGCGGGCCGCGCTTTCGTAGGCCTTAAGAAGCGTTTCGTACGGGAAGCACTGCGGGGTCTGCACCGCCCAGAGGGTGTCGCGCCTCAGGGTCCTCTTGACGAGGTTGCCCTCTCCGGCCTCCTTGACGGTGTCCTTGACCGGCACGGCGGCCACCGCGCCGTCGTGCCCCGCGAGGCCCGCAAGGACGGCCCGGACGATGCCGGGCGTCAGCAGGGGGCGGGCCCCGTCATGCACGAGGACGGTGCGGGCCTCACCGTCGATGAGCCGGAGGGCGTTCATCACCGAGTCCTGCCGCTCCTCGCCCCCGGGGGCTATCTTCTTGACCTTCCGGAAACCGCCCTCCTCTATGAGCCGGGCCCCCTCCTGCATGTCCCGGCGCTTGAGCGCGGGGATGACCTCCGCCACCTCCCGGACGCCCTCCAGGGTCGTCAGGACCCAGTCCAGAAGGGGCCGCCCCTCCAGAAAGGCGAAGGCCTTGTTCGTGCCCAGCCTCCTGCCCAGCCCCGCGGCGGGCACCACGGCAACGACGACCCCTCGGGGCATCCTAGCGGACGACCTTGAGCTCTTCGCGCTCGTAGTCTTCCTTGGTCTTGGTGAATATCATCCGGCCCGCCGTCGTCTGAAGCACGCTGGTCACGGTGACCTCCACGTTTCTGCCGATGAGCCGCCGGCCGTTGTCCACGACGACCATGGTGCCGTCCTCCAGGTAGGCCACGCCCTGGTTGGGCTCCTTGCCCTCCTTGATGATGAAGACCGAGAGGGTCTCGCCCGGAAGGACCACGGGCTTGATGGCGTTGCTCAGTTCGTTGATGTTCAGGACGGCGACGCCCTGAAGCTCGGCCACCTTGTTGAGGTTGAAGTCGTTGGTGACCACCTTGGCCCCCCGGGCCTTGGCCAGGGCCACCAGCTTGGCGTCCACTTCCTTTATCTTGGGGAAGTCGTCCTCGACTATCTTCACCTCGATGTCCGGCATCTTCTGCACGCGGTGCAGCACGTCCAGGCCCCGCCGCCCCCGGGCCCTCTTCAGGCTGTCCGGCGAGTCGGCGATATGCTGAAGCTCATGCAGGATGAACTGGGGGACGATGAACACCCCCTCCAGGAAGCCCGTCTCGCAGACGTCTGCGATGCGGCCGTCTATGATGACGCTGGTGTCCAGGAGCTTGGCGTTCTGGTCCGCCTCCTGCCCCCGCACGATGCGAAAGATATGCGCCAGGGTGAGCTTCTCCCCCTTCTTCAGCCCGAGGAGAAACCCCCCGTACCCCAGGATGGCCCCTCCAAGGAAGGTGGCCACCATGAAGCTGCCGTCGAGAATGTTCTCAAAGGGCATGAGAAACAGCCGGGAGGCATAAAGGCCCACGGCAAGGCCCACCAGGCCCCCGATGATGGAGCCGATGGAGACCCTCCTGAGGACCTGCTCCACGGCCAGGGCGACGGCGCCCGCCAGCGTCCCGCCCACGGCGCCCGCCAGCGGCTGCCCGAACCCGGCGCCGATGTAGTAGCCGGAGAAGACAAGCAGGACGACTATCGCGATTCTGAGCCAGACCATGCGCGCCTCACCTCCTTTCCGCAAACGTCTCTATGATGCGGCAACAGTGACATAGAATTTTCTCCCTCCACGATTTATATACAGCATGACCGTAGCGCCCGGACGGGACGCAGCCGACAGGGCGCGAAAGTCCGCCGGGCCTTGAATCCTCCTTTGCTCCACCTCGAGGATGACGTCTCCCCTCCGCAAACCGGCCTCGGCCGCCGGGGAGCCCTCCCGCACCCCCGCCACCACGGCCCCTCTGCCGGAAGGCACGTTCAACTGGCTGGCCACCTCCCCGGTAAGGGCGATGACCCGGAGGCCCGAGAAGACGTCGTGCCTCCTCTCACCCGGGGGCGCAGCAGCGGGGCGCTCGGCCTCCCGCGGGGTCTCCCCCACGGTCACCGACATCTCATGCCTCCTGCCGCCCCTCAGGATTTCCACGGATACCTTCGCACCCGGAGTGCTCCGGGCAACCAGGTTTCTCAGCTCCGCGGGGCCGTCCACGCGG
This sequence is a window from Nitrospirota bacterium. Protein-coding genes within it:
- the treS gene encoding maltose alpha-D-glucosyltransferase; amino-acid sequence: MVRDNPLEDDPLWYKDAVIYEVHVRTFADSDGDGIGDFRGLIEKLDYLADLGVTAVWLLPFYPSPLKDDGYDIADYFSVHPAYGTLRDFKDFLKEAHQRGMRIITELVLNHTSDQHPWFQRARASKPGSRWRDFYVWSDTSERYQDARIIFKDFEPSNWSWDRVAKAYYWHRFYSHQPDLNFRSPHTERAVFRVLDFWLGMGVDGLRLDAVPYLFEREGTNCENLPETYEFLRKLRAYVDGKYKNRMLLAEANQWPEDAARYFGDGDGCQMAFHFPLMPRMFMSIEMEDRFPTVDVLEQTPPVPETCQWAMFLRNHDELTLEMVTDEERDYMYRVYARDPRARLNLGIRRRLAPLINNMRSKAELMNVMLFSMPGTPIIYYGDEIGMGDNYYLGDRNGVRTPMQWSPDRNAGFSTANPQRLYLPVIIDPEYHYEAVNVETMQANTGSLLWWMKRMLAMRKRFKAFGRGAMEFVPPENPKVMAFVRKWEDELVLVALNLSRHSQAAELDLAKYAGSIPEDVFSQNEFPAVRETPYALTLGPYGYYVFLLKQAEEPMAAESLTVREIKVSGRWQRVLEGRARERLERDVLPLYLREQRWFRSKAQKIAKVGIGENIAMPDADASLLLLDVQYTDGTPETYVLPVAFCHLPPEAAEPEGVLPAERGASLMEETPQAVIARLRVEGKPGVLYDGMYKGAFRDGLFRTMMRRHRVRGRQGELRAYHGGVFRKLMQGHRDVLSSQVLGVDQTNTSALYAETFFFKLFRRLETGMNPDPEIVRFLTEKTRFRNIPLFAGAVEYHRKDMEPAVLGLLQAQVPNEGDEWSHMLHAVARYFEQVIAVKPDPALAQAPPSLLDGDFSTVPPVLQELIGGLHPEKVDILGRRTAELHLALASARDDPAFVPEPFSMLWQRSLYQTMRSQARRVFASFSRNIKRLPERVRPRAEEVLAREQEITGRFGRLLAKKFDAVKTRIHGDYHLGQVLDIGKDFVIIDFEGEPARALSERRLKRSPLVDVAGMVRSFHYAAFFALFQHETLRPEDIPELEPWVERWYHTISGIFLSAYLEAAGDAPFVPRDRGDLETLLQAFLLDKAVYELGYELNNRPDWLVIPIKGINDILSRESGV
- the glgB gene encoding 1,4-alpha-glucan branching protein GlgB, with the protein product MKVGNVTYETSRLTDYDIYLFREGSHFRLHEKLGSHPMEVEGVPGTYFAVWAPNAQAVSVMGDLNGWNPDSHFLRSRADGSGIWEGFIPGAGKGTAYKYHIRSPRRGYRVDKGDPYALYWQRPPETASIVWDLEYAWGDGEWMRTRAGRNALEAPMSVYEVHLGSWRRVPEEGNRRLTYRETARELVAYVKEMGFTHVEFLPVMEHPFYGSWGYQTVGFFAPTSRYGTPQDFMYLIDLLHQNGIGVILDWVPSHFPDDVHGLSYFDGTYLYEHADPKKGYHPEWKSYIFNYGRYEVRNFLLSSARFWLDMYHADGLRVDAVASMLYLDYGRKRGEWVPNEHGGRENTDAISFLRRMNEAVFEAHPDVQSIAEESTAWPMVSRPVYLGGLGFGMKWNMGWMHDTLSYFSRDPVHRKHHHNQLTFSIWYAFQENFLLPLSHDEVVYGKGSLIGKMPGDWWQKFANLRLLFGYMFTHPGKKLLFMGGEFGQWQEWYHEESLHWNLLELPTHRGLKRWVRDLNTFLRGEPALFEQDFVREGFEWIDISDWEQSVVSFLRKGKIKKDMVLVVCNFTPVVRHNYRIGAPRWGFWKEVLNSDAPLYGGSGVGNWGGVQAAPIPCHGRDNSLLLTLPPLATVVFKLAE
- a CDS encoding glycoside hydrolase family 57; its protein translation is MADVYHALGLNMHQPLGNLIALHNSGEPWEAKQVLWCYDRVTRMLEGWEDVARLHMSFSGTLLKQLEDPGVRETFTHTADIADFLERYKRSNIEFAGTGLYHPVYPLIPEADWDAQTEWWLGLGRHLLGRGHFPGFWPPEMGFTMEMIPVLRRHGYRYVLVDCWYIKPRREMRWEEMRYRPYVARYGGEEIVVVPRDRELSDAQESGLDPGWFQHEMYERTKGCDFPALVTTWTDGENGGWFRIPEVEAGFWGVFYHPILERYREGTLGFTPIHISEFLDRFPPTEEVEVHRGAWNTGHHWGGDFTQWTGSLLQKRGFDELRKVSAYYREVKKAFDQRQGEARDPEDVRHLIVRAYDHILTAETSDNFFWASRWVHRSFDEIEQAYHLLDTAMELLGARERA
- a CDS encoding HEAT repeat domain-containing protein; this translates as MQPDETLAMIADHMERGFLENIIDMMKHDRGLLGLLPALIADERGRVRLGTVAVVEALVESCAEEILAQAPAVLRALGDENPTVRADAAYLLCTMGARDALPYLEEARDRETVQPVREALEETIQEMKGGPGPGPDPL
- the ispF gene encoding 2-C-methyl-D-erythritol 2,4-cyclodiphosphate synthase, giving the protein MRVGFGYDSHRLQEGRRLVLGGVEIPAGRGLAGHSDADVLTHAVIDALYGALGEGDIGTHFPDTDPAFKDISSLELLARALSEVKDKGLEVLWVDTTLICEETRLAPHMQAMRASLERAGLPAVNIKAKTNEGMGFVGRGEGIAACAVCLLGPASEGP
- the ispD gene encoding 2-C-methyl-D-erythritol 4-phosphate cytidylyltransferase, whose protein sequence is MPRGVVVAVVPAAGLGRRLGTNKAFAFLEGRPLLDWVLTTLEGVREVAEVIPALKRRDMQEGARLIEEGGFRKVKKIAPGGEERQDSVMNALRLIDGEARTVLVHDGARPLLTPGIVRAVLAGLAGHDGAVAAVPVKDTVKEAGEGNLVKRTLRRDTLWAVQTPQCFPYETLLKAYESAARAGVRATDDASLVEREGGRVALVPGSYENIKVTTPEDLVVAEALLRKRREGP
- a CDS encoding PIN domain-containing protein, encoding MVWLRIAIVVLLVFSGYYIGAGFGQPLAGAVGGTLAGAVALAVEQVLRRVSIGSIIGGLVGLAVGLYASRLFLMPFENILDGSFMVATFLGGAILGYGGFLLGLKKGEKLTLAHIFRIVRGQEADQNAKLLDTSVIIDGRIADVCETGFLEGVFIVPQFILHELQHIADSPDSLKRARGRRGLDVLHRVQKMPDIEVKIVEDDFPKIKEVDAKLVALAKARGAKVVTNDFNLNKVAELQGVAVLNINELSNAIKPVVLPGETLSVFIIKEGKEPNQGVAYLEDGTMVVVDNGRRLIGRNVEVTVTSVLQTTAGRMIFTKTKEDYEREELKVVR